The Myxococcaceae bacterium JPH2 genome includes a region encoding these proteins:
- a CDS encoding MATE family efflux transporter, whose translation MEDTTPVNGTTDVPVHSPRQAPEGFVALVREALRGTHLDLTQLPLKRAIFLLAVPMVLEMVMESVFAVVDVFFVGRLGADAVATVGLTESLLTLVYAGAMGLSIGATAMVARRVGEKNWDRAARTAVQAMGLGVVLAVVLAVAGVMFARPMMQALGASPWVLEHGVPYTQVMLGGVVSILLLFLFNAIFRGAGDAAIAMRVLWLANGVNILLAPCLIFGVGPFPAMGVVGAAWATTIGRGMGVLYQLWRLVRGDGRLKLRREHLRLEWETVTSMLRLSGAAAFQNLVNMSSWVVLIRLVSGFGSTALAGYTIAIRLVMFAMLPAYGLANAASTLVGQSLGARQPERGERAVWMAGRYNTVFLGSLGLLFFVFATPILHFFSQEPEVVKQGVIAIRIFSLFFLCWGFGMVLTTAFDGAGDTLTPTLINVFGFWLLELPLAWVLSRPVGLGPEGVFIAVSVSFAFMAAASVILFRRGRWKLRVV comes from the coding sequence ATGGAAGACACAACCCCGGTGAACGGGACGACCGACGTGCCCGTGCACTCACCGAGGCAAGCGCCCGAGGGCTTCGTCGCCCTGGTGCGGGAGGCCCTGCGCGGCACCCACCTGGACCTGACCCAGCTCCCCTTGAAGCGCGCCATCTTCCTCCTGGCCGTGCCCATGGTGCTGGAGATGGTGATGGAGTCGGTGTTCGCCGTGGTCGACGTCTTCTTCGTCGGCCGGCTCGGGGCGGACGCCGTGGCGACGGTGGGGCTCACCGAGTCACTGCTTACCCTGGTCTACGCGGGTGCGATGGGGTTGAGCATCGGCGCCACGGCGATGGTGGCGCGGCGGGTGGGCGAGAAGAACTGGGACCGGGCCGCGCGCACCGCCGTGCAGGCCATGGGGTTGGGCGTGGTGCTGGCGGTGGTGTTGGCGGTGGCGGGCGTCATGTTCGCGCGCCCGATGATGCAGGCGCTGGGTGCTTCGCCGTGGGTGTTGGAGCACGGCGTGCCCTACACCCAGGTGATGCTGGGCGGCGTGGTGAGCATCCTGCTGCTCTTCCTCTTCAACGCCATCTTCCGAGGCGCCGGCGACGCGGCCATCGCCATGCGGGTGCTGTGGTTGGCCAACGGCGTGAACATCCTGTTGGCGCCGTGTCTCATCTTCGGCGTGGGGCCCTTTCCGGCCATGGGCGTGGTGGGCGCGGCCTGGGCCACGACGATTGGCCGAGGCATGGGCGTGCTGTACCAGCTGTGGAGATTGGTGCGGGGCGACGGGCGGCTCAAGCTGCGGCGCGAGCACCTGCGGCTGGAGTGGGAGACCGTCACGTCGATGCTGCGGTTGTCGGGCGCGGCGGCGTTCCAGAACCTGGTCAACATGTCGAGCTGGGTGGTGTTGATTCGGCTTGTGTCTGGCTTTGGCAGCACGGCGCTGGCGGGCTACACCATCGCCATCCGGTTGGTGATGTTCGCCATGCTCCCGGCGTATGGACTGGCGAACGCGGCCTCCACGCTGGTGGGGCAGAGCCTGGGCGCGCGTCAGCCCGAGCGGGGCGAGCGCGCGGTGTGGATGGCGGGGCGGTACAACACGGTGTTCCTCGGCTCGTTGGGGCTGCTCTTCTTCGTCTTTGCCACGCCGATCCTCCACTTCTTCTCGCAGGAGCCGGAGGTGGTGAAGCAGGGGGTGATTGCCATCCGAATCTTCAGCCTGTTCTTCCTCTGCTGGGGCTTCGGCATGGTGCTCACGACTGCGTTCGACGGGGCGGGTGACACCCTGACGCCCACGCTCATCAACGTGTTTGGGTTCTGGCTGCTCGAGCTGCCGCTCGCCTGGGTGCTGTCTCGGCCGGTGGGGCTGGGACCGGAGGGCGTATTCATCGCCGTGTCCGTGTCCTTCGCCTTCATGGCGGCGGCGAGCGTCATCCTCTTCCGCCGAGGACGCTGGAAGCTGCGGGTCGTGTAG